A window of the Phycicoccus sp. M110.8 genome harbors these coding sequences:
- a CDS encoding VanZ family protein, whose product MQAQSRSHPASDGPAVWPSLGVGTKLAVVVVCVVFVHYLVFLAKLLLLSRTPGSVRSLNLIPFRTIADYLFSNSDAVRRFSVGEVLGNVVAFLPLGACLPPLRRRGANRCSDLAILGGGSSSLTHHGRRTYTAVK is encoded by the coding sequence GTGCAGGCGCAGTCTCGGTCCCACCCAGCCAGCGACGGCCCCGCGGTGTGGCCCTCGCTGGGCGTCGGTACGAAGCTGGCCGTGGTTGTGGTGTGCGTCGTGTTCGTGCACTACCTGGTGTTCCTGGCGAAGCTGCTGCTGTTGTCGCGGACGCCGGGGTCGGTCCGCTCCTTGAACCTGATCCCGTTCAGGACCATCGCGGACTACCTGTTCAGCAACTCGGACGCGGTGCGCCGCTTCTCGGTCGGCGAGGTCCTCGGCAACGTCGTCGCGTTCCTTCCGCTCGGCGCCTGCCTGCCGCCGCTGCGGCGCAGGGGTGCTAACCGATGCTCTGACCTTGCGATCTTGGGCGGCGGCAGCTCCTCACTTACACACCATGGTCGGCGCACTTACACGGCCGTCAAGTAG
- a CDS encoding VOC family protein: protein MVDPYLLGRQAQEVANPLEVIRVEALPARFAWPRLGLRGMTSEGTTGQGDLPTVEVVLQPMVHVRDLAATVASLRVLGGTVAQGSQDGDWVQVAIGGAELGVLAHPPNPDQGEGDVVLNFEARTPLEDIESAAREAGITINSPTTDTGFGRQLQLRTPDGFLVKINRITPDRL from the coding sequence ATGGTCGACCCATACCTGCTTGGCCGACAGGCTCAGGAAGTTGCGAACCCACTCGAGGTCATCCGGGTCGAGGCGTTGCCCGCGAGGTTCGCCTGGCCGCGGCTTGGGCTTCGTGGCATGACGAGTGAAGGCACGACGGGGCAAGGCGACCTCCCCACGGTTGAGGTCGTGCTCCAGCCGATGGTTCACGTGCGAGACCTGGCTGCCACCGTCGCGTCCCTTCGAGTGCTGGGAGGGACCGTCGCACAGGGAAGCCAGGACGGTGACTGGGTCCAAGTCGCCATCGGCGGTGCTGAGCTGGGCGTGCTCGCCCACCCGCCCAACCCGGACCAAGGCGAAGGCGACGTCGTGCTGAACTTCGAAGCCCGGACTCCGCTGGAAGACATCGAGTCGGCAGCGCGCGAGGCCGGCATCACCATCAACTCCCCGACGACCGACACAGGCTTCGGACGACAGCTGCAACTGCGTACCCCTGACGGGTTCCTCGTCAAGATCAACCGGATCACCCCCGACCGACTGTGA